In Torulaspora globosa chromosome 1, complete sequence, a genomic segment contains:
- the CAB4 gene encoding putative pantetheine-phosphate adenylyltransferase (ancestral locus Anc_5.17), with the protein MRAAIVFHNIEALDFSKLESLFGDCLRDITFDDMSVLDIILLGQFESSVYLDNVLGRIYSSAREIFLSRKLFVTAINVLFDYSSTQSLDFDWLYVPDEELLKRYQHKNAGLFEQPRIQGSNVFGGSYVEDTDRYKVSALGGTFDHIHDGHKILLTVAAFLTSERLIVGVTDEELLVKKKYREYLESFDKRAKNVQQFLHLLKPNLDTQIVPIKDVCGPTGTVPEIECLVVSRETVAGGEFVNKTRLAKGLSKLDISVVNVLGGNEQDGWKEKLSSTELRKMLMQIKNSARN; encoded by the coding sequence ATGAGGGCTGCTATTGTTTTCCACAACATTGAGGCATTGGATTTCTCAAAGTTGGAGTCTTTATTTGGCGACTGTTTAAGGGACATTACATTTGATGACATGAGTGTGCTGGACATAATACTACTAGGCCAGTTTGAATCTTCGGTTTACCTAGATAATGTGCTGGGGAGGATCTACAGCTCTGCCAGGGAAATATTTCTATCAAGGAAGTTGTTTGTGACTGCAATAAACGTTCTTTTTGATTACAGTTCAACGCAATCCCTTGACTTCGACTGGCTTTACGTCCCAGACGAAGAATTGCTCAAACGCTACCAGCATAAGAATGCGGGACTATTTGAGCAACCCAGGATACAAGGCTCCAACGTTTTTGGAGGGAGTTACGTTGAGGATACGGATAGATACAAAGTTAGTGCCTTAGGTGGAACTTTTGATCACATTCATGACGGCCATAAAATCCTCCTAACCGTAGCTGCTTTCCTTACGTCGGAGAGGCTCATAGTCGGTGTcactgatgaagaattaCTAGTGAAAAAGAAGTACCGGGAATATTTGGAATCTTTTGATAAAAGGGCTAAAAATGTCCAGCAATTTTTGCATCTATTGAAACCCAACCTAGATACCCAAATTGTTCCGATAAAGGACGTTTGCGGTCCAACCGGTACTGTGCCGGAAATTGAATGCCTGGTGGTCAGCAGAGAAACCGTAGCCGGTGGCGAGTTTGTGAATAAGACCAGACTGGCAAAGGGACTCTCGAAGCTAGATATCTCTGTTGTGAATGTTTTGGGCGGTAATGAACAAGATGGTTggaaggagaaattgagTAGCACCGAGTTAAGAAAGATGTTGATGCAAATCAAAAATAGTGCCAGAAATTGA